A region of Arabidopsis thaliana chromosome 5, partial sequence DNA encodes the following proteins:
- the ENH1 gene encoding rubredoxin family protein (enhancer of sos3-1 (ENH1); FUNCTIONS IN: electron carrier activity, metal ion binding; LOCATED IN: chloroplast thylakoid membrane, chloroplast, chloroplast envelope; EXPRESSED IN: 22 plant structures; EXPRESSED DURING: 14 growth stages; CONTAINS InterPro DOMAIN/s: Rubredoxin-type Fe(Cys)4 protein (InterPro:IPR004039), PDZ/DHR/GLGF (InterPro:IPR001478); BEST Arabidopsis thaliana protein match is: Rubredoxin-like superfamily protein (TAIR:AT5G51010.1); Has 30201 Blast hits to 17322 proteins in 780 species: Archae - 12; Bacteria - 1396; Metazoa - 17338; Fungi - 3422; Plants - 5037; Viruses - 0; Other Eukaryotes - 2996 (source: NCBI BLink).), with product MATSGAISGATVSSFFTKTTTTSNPSPKLHSSASLLSQKTVFQGVSLEDSKKSVSEIFAVSERKIGGLNGLRRFEIKARAAASKTIEVEVDKPLGLTLGQKQGGGVVITGVDGGGNAAKAGLKSGDQVVYTSSFFGDELWPADKLGFTKTAIQAKPDSVYFVVSRGAEVDVKKLNKRPAPPRFGRKLTETQKARATHICLDCGFIYTLPKSFDEQPDTYVCPQCIAPKKRFAKYDVNTGKAIGGGLPPIGVIVGLLAGLGAVGALLVYGLQ from the exons ATGGCAACGTCTGGTGCGATTTCAGGAGCTACtgtctcttccttcttcaccaAAACTACTACTACTTCAAACCCATCTCCCAAACTCCattcctctgcttctcttttATCACAG AAAACTGTGTTTCAAGGAGTTTCGTTGGAAGATTCGAAGAAGAGTGTATCAGAGATCTTCGCTGTCTCCGAGAGAAAGATCGGAGGGTTAAATGGGTTGAGAAGATTCGAAATCAAAGCGAGAGCAGCAGCTTCTAAGACAATAGAGGTTGAAGTAGATAAGCCTTTGGGTCTGACTCTAGGACAGAAGCAAGGCGGTGGAGTTGTCATCACC gGTGTGGACGGAGGAGGGAACGCAGCAAAAGCAGGGCTTAAATCTGGAGATCAAGTTGTGTACACAAGCAGTTTCTTTGGAGATGAGCTTTGGCCTGCAGATAAGCTTGGCTTTACTAAAACTGCAATTCAGGCAAAACCTGATTCTGTCTACTTTGTTGTTAGCAG AGGTGCAGAAGTTGATGTTAAGAAACTAAATAAGCGTCCGGCTCCTCCACGGTTTGGAAGGAAGTTAACTGAGACTCAGAAG GCAAGAGCTACTCACATTTGTCTTGATTGTGGATTCATATACACTTTACCCAAATCTTTTGACGAACAG CCGGATACATACGTATGTCCTCAATGTATAGCACCAAAGAAGAGGTTTGCAAAGTATGACGTGAACACAGGAAAGGCCATAGGAGGAGGATTGCCTCCAATTGGTGTCATTGTTGGCTTATTGGCCGGTCTTGGAGCTGTTGGAGCTTTGCTTGTCTATGGTCttcaataa
- the ENH1 gene encoding rubredoxin family protein (enhancer of sos3-1 (ENH1); FUNCTIONS IN: metal ion binding; LOCATED IN: chloroplast thylakoid membrane, chloroplast; EXPRESSED IN: 22 plant structures; EXPRESSED DURING: 14 growth stages; CONTAINS InterPro DOMAIN/s: PDZ/DHR/GLGF (InterPro:IPR001478); BEST Arabidopsis thaliana protein match is: protein containing PDZ domain, a K-box domain, and a TPR region (TAIR:AT1G55480.1); Has 199 Blast hits to 197 proteins in 82 species: Archae - 0; Bacteria - 101; Metazoa - 0; Fungi - 0; Plants - 80; Viruses - 0; Other Eukaryotes - 18 (source: NCBI BLink).), producing MATSGAISGATVSSFFTKTTTTSNPSPKLHSSASLLSQKTVFQGVSLEDSKKSVSEIFAVSERKIGGLNGLRRFEIKARAAASKTIEVEVDKPLGLTLGQKQGGGVVITGVDGGGNAAKAGLKSGDQVVYTSSFFGDELWPADKLGFTKTAIQAKPDSVYFVVSRGAEVDVKKLNKRPAPPRFGRKLTETQKAKLLTFVLIVDSYTLYPNLLTNSRIHTYVLNV from the exons ATGGCAACGTCTGGTGCGATTTCAGGAGCTACtgtctcttccttcttcaccaAAACTACTACTACTTCAAACCCATCTCCCAAACTCCattcctctgcttctcttttATCACAG AAAACTGTGTTTCAAGGAGTTTCGTTGGAAGATTCGAAGAAGAGTGTATCAGAGATCTTCGCTGTCTCCGAGAGAAAGATCGGAGGGTTAAATGGGTTGAGAAGATTCGAAATCAAAGCGAGAGCAGCAGCTTCTAAGACAATAGAGGTTGAAGTAGATAAGCCTTTGGGTCTGACTCTAGGACAGAAGCAAGGCGGTGGAGTTGTCATCACC gGTGTGGACGGAGGAGGGAACGCAGCAAAAGCAGGGCTTAAATCTGGAGATCAAGTTGTGTACACAAGCAGTTTCTTTGGAGATGAGCTTTGGCCTGCAGATAAGCTTGGCTTTACTAAAACTGCAATTCAGGCAAAACCTGATTCTGTCTACTTTGTTGTTAGCAG AGGTGCAGAAGTTGATGTTAAGAAACTAAATAAGCGTCCGGCTCCTCCACGGTTTGGAAGGAAGTTAACTGAGACTCAGAAGGCTA AGCTACTCACATTTGTCTTGATTGTGGATTCATATACACTTTACCCAAATCTTTTGACGAACAG CCGGATACATACGTATGTCCTCAATGTATAG
- a CDS encoding uncharacterized protein (unknown protein; Has 1807 Blast hits to 1807 proteins in 277 species: Archae - 0; Bacteria - 0; Metazoa - 736; Fungi - 347; Plants - 385; Viruses - 0; Other Eukaryotes - 339 (source: NCBI BLink).) codes for MANAKDVKDFKETFQRFDQYVNGEIPWREFDMTGVRKRSTPMTKSEIDTIFVELGTRGEDRVFRDSKFSGNPLQASVSLKHKPKDVINVVQKESCLYNSDNDEKKTENQLQIPKKVSRKYSER; via the coding sequence aTGGCTAACGCAAAAGACGTGAAAGACTTCAAAGAAACTTTTCAGAGATTTGATCAATATGTAAACGGAGAGATTCCATGGAGGGAATTTGACATGACTGGCGTACGCAAACGTTCTACTCCAATGACCAAGTCTGAAATCGACACAATATTTGTAGAGCTTGGAACTCGTGGTGAAGATAGAGTCTTTAGAGATTCCAAGTTTTCCGGTAATCCTCTTCAAGCTTCTGTCTCTCTTAAACATAAGCCTAAAGATGTGATTAATGTGGTGCAAAAAGAGTCTTGTCTATATAATTCTGAcaatgatgaaaagaaaacagagaatcaacTTCAAATTCCAAAGAAGGTCTCTCGAAAGTATAGTGAACGATGA
- a CDS encoding B-cell receptor-associated-like protein (FUNCTIONS IN: molecular_function unknown; INVOLVED IN: intracellular protein transport; LOCATED IN: endomembrane system, integral to membrane, endoplasmic reticulum; EXPRESSED IN: 23 plant structures; EXPRESSED DURING: 13 growth stages; CONTAINS InterPro DOMAIN/s: B-cell receptor-associated 31-like (InterPro:IPR008417); BEST Arabidopsis thaliana protein match is: unknown protein (TAIR:AT3G03160.1); Has 1807 Blast hits to 1807 proteins in 277 species: Archae - 0; Bacteria - 0; Metazoa - 736; Fungi - 347; Plants - 385; Viruses - 0; Other Eukaryotes - 339 (source: NCBI BLink).) — MALEWVVLGYAAAAEAIMVILLTMPGLDALRKGLVAVTRNLLKPFLSIIPFCLFLLMDIYWKYETRPSCDGDSCTPSEHLRHQKSIMKSQRNALLIASALVFYWILYSVTNLVVRIEQLNQRVERLKNKD; from the coding sequence ATGGCTCTCGAATGGGTTGTGTTAGGTTACGCAGCAGCAGCTGAAGCGATCATGGTGATTCTCTTGACGATGCCTGGACTTGACGCTCTCCGCAAAGGATTAGTCGCTGTAACTCGTAATCTCTTGAAACCGTTTCTCTCGATAATCCCGTTTTGTCTCTTCCTTCTTATGGATATTTACTGGAAGTATGAGACTCGACCTTCTTGCGATGGTGATTCGTGTACTCCTTCTGAGCATCTTCGTCACCAGAAATCGATCATGAAGTCTCAGCGTAACGCGCTTCTGATTGCGTCGGCTCTTGTTTTCTACTGGATTTTGTACTCTGTCACGAATTTGGTTGTGAGGATTGAGCAGCTTAATCAGAGGGTTGAGAGGCTCAAGAACAAGGATTAA
- a CDS encoding Pectin lyase-like superfamily protein (Pectin lyase-like superfamily protein; FUNCTIONS IN: polygalacturonase activity; INVOLVED IN: carbohydrate metabolic process; LOCATED IN: endomembrane system; EXPRESSED IN: leaf whorl, sperm cell, sepal, flower, pedicel; EXPRESSED DURING: 4 anthesis, petal differentiation and expansion stage; CONTAINS InterPro DOMAIN/s: Pectin lyase fold/virulence factor (InterPro:IPR011050), Pectin lyase fold (InterPro:IPR012334), Glycoside hydrolase, family 28 (InterPro:IPR000743), Parallel beta-helix repeat (InterPro:IPR006626); BEST Arabidopsis thaliana protein match is: Pectin lyase-like superfamily protein (TAIR:AT3G15720.1); Has 1807 Blast hits to 1807 proteins in 277 species: Archae - 0; Bacteria - 0; Metazoa - 736; Fungi - 347; Plants - 385; Viruses - 0; Other Eukaryotes - 339 (source: NCBI BLink).) → MKSSLFFVLLCLFQINKLCFCLEEESLKVKNGFGSNGFISVTSFGAIGDGKTDDTKAFLKAWEAVCKGGHNRKILVPQGKTFMLKPLTFIGPCKSSTISLSIRGNLVAPGYTWYAGRYTTWISFDSINGLVVTGGGTIDGRGSLWWGNVNNRPCAMHFNNCNGLRISNLRHLNSPRNHVGLSCSQNIEVRGLRMTAPGDSPNTDGIDISNCIGVHIHDSVIATGDDCIAINSGSSHINITGIFCGPGHGISVGSLGVTGDFETVEEVRVKNCTFTKTQNGVRIKTYQNGSGYARKISFEDINMVASENPIIIDQTYHNGGTNGGISKSSSSYQNCHLTAKQRTPSGNGKGVKVTDVRYARIRGSSASDQDITLNCDADLGCSDIVMDNVNMVSATFGHKLFSSCKNAHGSLFASKVDCLKH, encoded by the exons atgaaatcttcgttgttctttgtcttgttatgtttgtttcaaataaacaaattatgtttctgcttagaagaagaatctctaAAGGTTAAAAACGGATTTGGAAGCAATGGATTCATAAGTGTCACTAGTTTCGGAGCTATTGGCGATGGAAAGACTGATGATACTAAG GCTTTTCTTAAAGCATGGGAAGCTGTATGCAAAGGAGGACACAATAGAAAGATTCTTGTGCCTCAAGGGAAAACCTTCATGCTTAAGCCTCTTACATTCATCGGTCCATGCAAGTCTTCGACCATCTCCTTATcg ATAAGAGGTAATCTTGTGGCACCGGGTTACACTTGGTATGCGGGAAGATACACAACATGGATTAGTTTTGACAGTATCAATGGTCTTGTTGTCACCGGAGGTGGTACCATCGACGGTCGTGGTTCTTTGTGGTGGGGCAACGTTAATAATCGCCCCTGC GCAATGCACTTCAACAACTGTAATGGTCTTAGGATATCTAATCTCCGACATTTGAACAGCCCTCGGAACCATGTAGGTCTAAGTTGTTCACAGAACATCGAGGTCAGGGGTTTAAGGATGACAGCACCCGGTGATAGTCCAAACACGGATGGTATTGACATATCGAACTGTATAGGAGTCCACATACATGACTCAGTGATTGCCACTGGAGATGACTGCATCGCCATTAATAGCGGTTCCTCTCATATCAACATAACCGGCATTTTTTGTGGCCCCGGTCACGGTATCAG CGTAGGAAGTCTTGGAGTAACTGGAGATTTCGAAACTGTTGAAGAAGTGAGGGTAAAGAACTGCACTTTTACAAAAACACAGAACGGTGTCCGAATCAAGACATACCAG AACGGATCGGGATATGCTCGGAAAATCTCATTCGAGGATATCAACATGGTTGCCTCAGAGAACCCTATTATCATAGACCAGACTTACCACAATGGAGGTACGAACGGAGGAATAAGCAAGTCATCTAGTAGCTATCAGAACTGTCATTTAACAGCAAAACAACGGACTCCGTCTGGTAATGGGAAAGGCGTGAAAGTGACTGACGTGCGTTACGCTAGAATCCGTGGGTCATCTGCAAGCGATCAAGACATTACATTGAACTGCGATGCAGACTTGGGATGCTCAGATATAGTGATGGACAATGTGAATATGGTTTCAGCGACATTTGGTCACAAGTTGTTTTCTTCCTGCAAAAATGCTCATGGGTCTTTATTTGCTTCAAAAGTGGATTGTCTGAAACATTAA
- a CDS encoding transmembrane protein, putative (DUF1218) (Protein of unknown function (DUF1218); FUNCTIONS IN: molecular_function unknown; INVOLVED IN: biological_process unknown; LOCATED IN: endomembrane system; EXPRESSED IN: 18 plant structures; EXPRESSED DURING: 7 growth stages; CONTAINS InterPro DOMAIN/s: Protein of unknown function DUF1218 (InterPro:IPR009606); BEST Arabidopsis thaliana protein match is: Protein of unknown function (DUF1218) (TAIR:AT1G61065.1); Has 30201 Blast hits to 17322 proteins in 780 species: Archae - 12; Bacteria - 1396; Metazoa - 17338; Fungi - 3422; Plants - 5037; Viruses - 0; Other Eukaryotes - 2996 (source: NCBI BLink).) encodes MERRKIVMCGVLFLLGLLSAVTAFVAEATRIKRSQVTVTVSDSITKCTYPRSPAFNLGFTSALFLMMAQIIVSVSSGCFCCRKGPAPSRSNWIISLICFVVSWFTFVIAFLVLLSGAALNDEHTEESMNAGTYFCYIVKPGVFSTGAVLSLVTIALGIVYYLCLTSNKQIVAATTTQGTGIAMGQPQIPERVEDPVFVHEDTYMRRQFT; translated from the exons atgGAGAGGAGAAAGATTGTGATGTGTGgtgttttatttcttcttgGTTTATTATCAGCTGTTACTGCCTTCGTCGCTGAAGCTACTCGAAtcaag AGATCTCAGGTCACGGTTACCGTTTCGGATTCAATCACAAAATGCACTTATCCAAGAAGTCCAGCTTTCAATCTCGGCTTCACTTCAGCTCTCTTTCTGATGATGGCTCAGATAATAGTCAGTGTCTCAAGCGGTTGTTTCTGTTGTAGAAAAGGTCCTGCTCCTTCAAGGTCTAATTGGATTATCTCCTTAATCTGCTTTGTTGTTTCCTG GTTCACTTTTGTAATAGCTTTCCTCGTGCTGCTTTCTGGAGCTGCACTCAACGATGAACACACCGAGGAATCAATGAATGCTGGTACCTACTTTTGCTACATAGTGAAACCAGGCGTTTTCTCTACCGGTGCTGTGCTTTCGCTTGTTACTATTGCCCTTGGGATTGTCTACTATTTATGTTTGACTTCAAATAAGCAAATTGTTGCTGCCACAACGACCCAAGGAACAGGAATAGCAATGGGGCAGCCTCAGATTCCAGAGAGAGTAGAAGATCCTGTTTTTGTTCATGAGGATACTTACATGAGAAGACAGTTCACTTAA
- a CDS encoding transmembrane protein, putative (DUF1218) (Protein of unknown function (DUF1218); FUNCTIONS IN: molecular_function unknown; INVOLVED IN: biological_process unknown; EXPRESSED IN: 18 plant structures; EXPRESSED DURING: 7 growth stages; CONTAINS InterPro DOMAIN/s: Protein of unknown function DUF1218 (InterPro:IPR009606); BEST Arabidopsis thaliana protein match is: Protein of unknown function (DUF1218) (TAIR:AT1G61065.1); Has 35333 Blast hits to 34131 proteins in 2444 species: Archae - 798; Bacteria - 22429; Metazoa - 974; Fungi - 991; Plants - 531; Viruses - 0; Other Eukaryotes - 9610 (source: NCBI BLink).) codes for MMAQIIVSVSSGCFCCRKGPAPSRSNWIISLICFVVSWFTFVIAFLVLLSGAALNDEHTEESMNAGTYFCYIVKPGVFSTGAVLSLVTIALGIVYYLCLTSNKQIVAATTTQGTGIAMGQPQIPERVEDPVFVHEDTYMRRQFT; via the exons ATGATGGCTCAGATAATAGTCAGTGTCTCAAGCGGTTGTTTCTGTTGTAGAAAAGGTCCTGCTCCTTCAAGGTCTAATTGGATTATCTCCTTAATCTGCTTTGTTGTTTCCTG GTTCACTTTTGTAATAGCTTTCCTCGTGCTGCTTTCTGGAGCTGCACTCAACGATGAACACACCGAGGAATCAATGAATGCTGGTACCTACTTTTGCTACATAGTGAAACCAGGCGTTTTCTCTACCGGTGCTGTGCTTTCGCTTGTTACTATTGCCCTTGGGATTGTCTACTATTTATGTTTGACTTCAAATAAGCAAATTGTTGCTGCCACAACGACCCAAGGAACAGGAATAGCAATGGGGCAGCCTCAGATTCCAGAGAGAGTAGAAGATCCTGTTTTTGTTCATGAGGATACTTACATGAGAAGACAGTTCACTTAA
- the GSTF12 gene encoding glutathione S-transferase phi 12 (glutathione S-transferase phi 12 (GSTF12); CONTAINS InterPro DOMAIN/s: Thioredoxin fold (InterPro:IPR012335), Glutathione S-transferase, C-terminal (InterPro:IPR004046), Glutathione S-transferase, C-terminal-like (InterPro:IPR010987), Glutathione S-transferase/chloride channel, C-terminal (InterPro:IPR017933), Glutathione S-transferase, N-terminal (InterPro:IPR004045), Thioredoxin-like fold (InterPro:IPR012336); BEST Arabidopsis thaliana protein match is: glutathione S-transferase F11 (TAIR:AT3G03190.1); Has 1807 Blast hits to 1807 proteins in 277 species: Archae - 0; Bacteria - 0; Metazoa - 736; Fungi - 347; Plants - 385; Viruses - 0; Other Eukaryotes - 339 (source: NCBI BLink).), with the protein MVVKLYGQVTAACPQRVLLCFLEKGIEFEIIHIDLDTFEQKKPEHLLRQPFGQVPAIEDGDFKLFESRAIARYYATKFADQGTNLLGKSLEHRAIVDQWADVETYYFNVLAQPLVINLIIKPRLGEKCDVVLVEDLKVKLGVVLDIYNNRLSSNRFLAGEEFTMADLTHMPAMGYLMSITDINQMVKARGSFNRWWEEISDRPSWKKLMVLAGH; encoded by the exons ATGGTTGTGAAACTATATGGACAGGTAACAGCAGCTTGTCCACAAAGAgtcttgctttgttttctcGAGAAAGGAATTGAATTTGAGATTATTCATATCGATCTTGATACATTTGAGCAAAAAAAACCAGAACATCTTCTTCGTcag CCATTTGGTCAAGTTCCAGCCATAGAAGATGGAGATTTCAAGCTTTTTG AATCACGAGCCATCGCGAGATACTACGCTACCAAGTTCGCGGACCAAGGCACGAACCTTTTGGGCAAGTCTCTAGAGCACCGAGCCATCGTGGACCAGTGGGCTGACGTGGAGACCTATTACTTCAACGTTCTGGCCCAACCCCTCGTGATTAACCTAATCATCAAGCCTAGGTTAGGCGAGAAATGTGACGTCGTTTTGGTCGAGGATCTCAAAGTGAAGCTAGGAGTGGTCTTGGACATATACAATAACCGGCTTTCTTCGAACCGGTTTTTGGCTGGTGAAGAATTCACTATGGCTGATTTGACGCACATGCCGGCGATGGGGTACTTGATGAGTATAACCGATATAAACCAGATGGTTAAGGCTCGGGGTAGTTTTAACCGGTGGTGGGAAGAGATTTCGGATAGACCGTCTTGGAAGAAGCTTATGGTGCTGGCTGGTCACTGA